The Thiorhodovibrio litoralis genome includes a window with the following:
- the pdxH gene encoding pyridoxamine 5'-phosphate oxidase → MTDAALDPSGDRPADRVPGQWRADFMREGLRRADLDSDPIAQFERWYAFACATEIPEPNAMTLATVDHNGQPWVRSVLLKLYDRQGFVFFTNYGSDKALQIERHPSVALLFPWVAFARQVQVNGRAERISTAESLKYFATRARGSKIGAWASPQSQVIRSRALLEAKVSQIKERFADGQIPLPDFWGGYRVVPECIEFWQGRDNRLHDRFRYRRAEDDTGWTLQRLAP, encoded by the coding sequence ATGACAGACGCCGCCTTGGACCCGTCTGGCGACCGCCCGGCCGACCGCGTGCCAGGGCAATGGCGCGCCGACTTTATGCGTGAGGGGTTGCGGCGCGCAGATCTTGACTCGGACCCCATCGCCCAATTCGAGCGTTGGTATGCCTTTGCTTGCGCGACCGAGATTCCCGAGCCCAATGCGATGACGCTAGCCACGGTTGATCACAATGGGCAGCCTTGGGTGCGCAGTGTCCTGCTCAAGCTCTACGATCGGCAAGGCTTTGTCTTCTTTACCAATTACGGCAGCGACAAGGCGCTCCAGATCGAGCGTCATCCCAGTGTGGCGCTGCTATTTCCCTGGGTGGCCTTCGCCCGCCAAGTGCAAGTCAACGGTCGCGCCGAGCGCATTTCGACCGCCGAGTCGCTCAAGTATTTCGCCACCCGCGCTCGCGGCAGCAAGATCGGCGCCTGGGCCTCGCCGCAGAGCCAGGTGATTCGCTCACGGGCGCTGCTCGAGGCCAAAGTATCGCAGATCAAGGAACGCTTCGCCGACGGCCAGATCCCGCTGCCGGATTTCTGGGGAGGTTACCGGGTGGTGCCGGAGTGCATCGAATTCTGGCAGGGGCGTGATAACCGCCTGCATGACCGCTTTCGCTATCGCCGGGCCGAGGATGACACCGGCTGGACGTTGCAGCGTCTCGCTCCCTAG
- the coaE gene encoding dephospho-CoA kinase (Dephospho-CoA kinase (CoaE) performs the final step in coenzyme A biosynthesis.), with amino-acid sequence MRRLRVALTGGIGSGKSTVANCFAHRGIAVIDADAISHALTAADGAAMPAIVSAFGPKASNLAGALDRAWMRERVFHDPGARKKLESILHPMIRTEMLARCDQAASVYSLLVIPLLFETSQQALVDRVLVVDLPERQQIERVRTRDNLDDATIRGVLDSQVDRQRRLEGADDLIDNSGAVQALDARIAELDALYRQLATAHERRISSVPSNLRPD; translated from the coding sequence ATGCGGCGGCTGCGCGTCGCGCTGACCGGCGGAATCGGCAGCGGCAAGTCCACCGTGGCGAACTGCTTCGCGCACCGCGGCATTGCGGTAATCGATGCCGATGCCATTTCCCATGCTTTGACTGCGGCTGATGGTGCCGCCATGCCCGCCATCGTCAGCGCCTTTGGCCCCAAAGCCAGCAATCTAGCGGGAGCGCTCGACCGCGCATGGATGCGCGAGCGGGTGTTTCATGATCCAGGCGCCAGAAAAAAGCTCGAATCCATTCTGCACCCAATGATCCGTACCGAGATGCTAGCGCGCTGCGACCAGGCCGCCAGCGTCTACAGTCTGTTGGTCATTCCGCTGCTCTTTGAAACCAGCCAGCAGGCGTTGGTTGATCGCGTCTTGGTGGTGGACCTGCCAGAGCGCCAGCAGATTGAACGAGTACGCACGCGCGACAACCTGGATGATGCCACCATCCGTGGCGTGCTGGACAGCCAGGTCGACCGCCAGCGTCGCCTGGAAGGCGCAGATGACCTGATCGACAACTCAGGTGCTGTTCAAGCCCTGGATGCGCGGATCGCCGAGTTGGATGCCCTGTATCGCCAACTGGCAACGGCGCACGAGAGAAGGATATCCTCCGTGCCTTCCAACCTGCGCCCTGATTGA
- the ubiD gene encoding 4-hydroxy-3-polyprenylbenzoate decarboxylase encodes MQYRDLRDFIAQLETRGELKRIHFPVDPYLEVTEICDRTLRAGGPALLFERPKGSDIPLLGNLFGTPKRVALGMGEESTEALREIGKLLAFLKEPDPPKGMKDALSTLPVFKKVLDMAPKVRKQPACQEVVHEGAAVDLGRFPIQHCWPGDAAPLITWGLVVTRGPHKSRQNLGIYRMQVLGPNRVIMRWLAHRGGALDYRDWQQAHPGEPFPISVALGADPATILGAVTPVPDSLSEYAFAGLLRGSRTEVADCLGSDLQVPASAEIVLEGHLHPDDMADEGPYGDHTGYYNEVDRFPVFTIERVTHRHAPIYHSTYTGRPPDEPAILGVALNEVFIPLLQKQFPEILDFYLPPEGCSYRLAVVSMNKQYPGHAKRVMMGVWSFLRQFMYTKFVIVVDDDINARDWKDVIWAMTTRMDPARDTLLIENTPIDYLDFASPVSGLGSKIGLDATNKWPGETNREWGQPIRMDPAVHARVDQIWDQLGIDLPTR; translated from the coding sequence ATGCAATACCGGGATCTCAGAGACTTCATCGCGCAGCTCGAAACGCGCGGCGAGCTGAAACGCATCCACTTTCCAGTGGACCCTTATCTGGAAGTGACGGAAATCTGCGACCGCACCCTGCGCGCCGGCGGGCCAGCCCTTTTGTTTGAGCGGCCCAAGGGCTCCGACATTCCGCTGCTTGGCAATCTGTTCGGCACGCCCAAGCGGGTCGCGCTCGGCATGGGAGAAGAGTCCACCGAGGCCTTGCGCGAGATCGGCAAGCTGCTGGCATTTCTGAAAGAGCCCGATCCGCCCAAGGGCATGAAGGACGCACTCAGCACTCTGCCGGTGTTCAAAAAGGTGCTGGACATGGCGCCGAAAGTGCGCAAACAGCCTGCCTGTCAGGAGGTAGTGCATGAAGGCGCGGCAGTCGATCTCGGGCGCTTCCCGATCCAGCACTGCTGGCCGGGGGATGCCGCCCCGCTGATCACCTGGGGGCTGGTGGTCACCCGTGGGCCGCACAAGTCGCGGCAGAATCTGGGCATCTACCGCATGCAGGTGCTGGGCCCCAATCGGGTCATCATGCGCTGGCTGGCCCACCGCGGCGGAGCGCTCGACTATCGCGACTGGCAGCAGGCGCATCCGGGCGAGCCTTTCCCCATTTCGGTGGCATTAGGTGCCGATCCGGCGACCATCCTGGGCGCTGTCACCCCGGTGCCGGACAGCCTATCGGAATATGCCTTCGCTGGCCTGCTGCGCGGCAGCCGCACCGAGGTCGCCGACTGCCTGGGCTCGGACCTGCAAGTGCCGGCCAGCGCCGAGATCGTGCTGGAAGGCCATTTGCACCCGGATGACATGGCCGACGAGGGTCCCTACGGCGACCACACCGGCTATTACAACGAGGTCGACCGCTTTCCGGTCTTCACCATTGAGCGCGTCACCCACCGCCACGCCCCCATCTATCACAGCACTTACACCGGCCGTCCGCCCGACGAGCCGGCGATTCTCGGCGTAGCACTCAACGAAGTCTTCATCCCGCTGCTGCAGAAACAATTTCCGGAGATCCTCGACTTCTACCTGCCGCCCGAGGGCTGCTCCTATCGACTCGCGGTGGTGAGCATGAACAAGCAATACCCGGGGCACGCCAAGCGGGTGATGATGGGCGTGTGGTCATTCCTGCGCCAGTTTATGTACACCAAGTTCGTCATCGTGGTGGACGACGACATCAACGCACGCGACTGGAAAGATGTCATCTGGGCCATGACAACACGCATGGACCCGGCGCGCGATACCTTGCTGATCGAAAACACGCCGATCGATTACCTGGATTTTGCCTCACCCGTGTCGGGGCTGGGCTCAAAGATAGGCCTGGACGCAACCAACAAATGGCCCGGGGAGACCAACCGCGAATGGGGTCAACCGATCCGGATGGACCCGGCAGTGCATGCGCGCGTGGACCAGATCTGGGACCAACTCGGTATCGACCTGCCTACGCGCTGA
- a CDS encoding DUF2934 domain-containing protein — MAEEKQPASSKTSTAAARPIGSTAATGASSTAKKTTPKKRATPASKTTATKTSASAAATSQTGKASPSKTTASKTTASKASTATAAKGAGGTAARTSKTAPRKTTATSARGSTRATKVTGGVTAEERYKMIQDAAYYRAQNRGFEAGHETDDWAAAEQEIDALLASRVAK; from the coding sequence ATGGCTGAAGAAAAGCAACCCGCTAGCAGCAAGACATCGACCGCGGCAGCGCGGCCCATCGGAAGCACGGCAGCGACCGGCGCGAGTTCAACGGCAAAGAAAACCACGCCCAAGAAACGCGCCACGCCCGCGAGCAAGACCACGGCGACCAAGACGTCCGCAAGCGCCGCTGCCACCAGCCAGACTGGCAAGGCCAGCCCCAGCAAGACAACAGCAAGTAAGACGACAGCGAGCAAGGCATCGACTGCCACCGCGGCCAAGGGCGCCGGGGGTACCGCAGCAAGGACAAGCAAGACCGCGCCCCGCAAGACAACGGCGACCAGCGCGCGCGGGTCGACCCGCGCCACCAAGGTAACCGGTGGCGTCACGGCGGAAGAGCGCTACAAGATGATTCAAGATGCCGCCTACTATCGCGCGCAGAACCGCGGATTCGAGGCAGGCCATGAGACCGATGACTGGGCGGCCGCCGAGCAGGAGATCGACGCACTCCTGGCCTCGCGCGTTGCGAAATGA
- the egtD gene encoding L-histidine N(alpha)-methyltransferase: MKVSFFDDHPKPADIRAEVLTGLALPEKKIPPKFFYDEPGSRLFDAICELPEYYPTRTEISILRQYGAEMAELLGHEVVLIELGSGSSLKIRTLLEALRPRVYIPVDISREHLLRSAENLAAAFPEIEVRAACADYSRPFRLPLCEEDQPRAAFFPGSSVGNFEPADAEAFLRRVGDILGPGGHLLIGVDLRKSEDILHAAYNDAAGVTADFNLNLLTRINRELDGTFDPAAFHHSAFFNPHDSRIEMHLVSNAPQDVEVAGETFHLTEGESIHTECSYKYSIADFHALASRAGFEPVRVWTDDSQLFSVHGLRRRADI, translated from the coding sequence ATGAAGGTCAGTTTTTTCGATGACCATCCCAAGCCCGCCGATATTCGCGCCGAGGTTCTGACCGGGCTGGCGCTGCCGGAAAAAAAGATTCCGCCCAAGTTCTTTTACGACGAACCGGGCTCGCGGCTGTTCGACGCCATCTGCGAGCTGCCTGAGTATTATCCGACCCGCACCGAAATCAGCATTCTGCGCCAGTATGGCGCCGAGATGGCCGAGTTGCTGGGCCATGAGGTGGTGCTGATTGAACTCGGCAGCGGCAGCAGCCTGAAAATCCGCACCCTGCTCGAAGCGCTGCGCCCGCGCGTCTACATCCCGGTCGACATCTCGCGCGAGCATCTGCTGCGCTCGGCCGAGAACCTGGCCGCTGCCTTCCCGGAGATTGAGGTGCGCGCCGCCTGCGCCGACTATTCGCGCCCCTTCCGGCTGCCCCTGTGTGAAGAAGACCAGCCGCGCGCGGCTTTCTTCCCCGGTTCGTCGGTCGGCAACTTCGAGCCCGCCGATGCCGAGGCCTTTCTGCGCCGGGTCGGCGACATCCTCGGCCCCGGTGGCCATTTGCTGATCGGTGTCGATCTGCGCAAGTCCGAAGACATTCTGCACGCCGCCTACAACGACGCCGCGGGCGTCACCGCCGACTTCAACCTGAACCTGCTCACACGCATCAACCGCGAGCTTGACGGAACCTTCGACCCGGCGGCTTTTCACCACAGTGCCTTCTTCAATCCGCACGACAGCCGGATTGAAATGCACTTGGTCAGCAACGCCCCGCAGGACGTCGAAGTCGCCGGCGAAACCTTCCACCTCACCGAAGGCGAGAGCATCCACACCGAATGCTCCTACAAATACAGCATCGCGGACTTCCACGCGCTGGCGAGCCGCGCCGGTTTTGAGCCAGTGCGCGTCTGGACTGACGATAGTCAGCTCTTCAGCGTCCATGGGCTGCGCCGTCGGGCGGACATCTGA
- the trkA gene encoding Trk system potassium transporter TrkA → MKIIILGAGQVGSSVAANLVSEANDITVVDMDPIRLRELQDRFDLRTLEGHGAHPDVLVRAGAEDADMIIAVTNSDETNMVACQVAYTLFHTPTKIARVRAPSFLDQDKLFDGSAFPIDVRISPEQLVTDYVIRLIEHPGALQVTDFAEGKVRLVAVRAYYGGPLVGHELSTLREHMPHIETRVAAIYRQDRAIHPGGDTVIEADDEVFFIAAPKHIRSVMSELRRLEKPYKRLIFAGGGNIGTRLARSLENHYRIKIIERDLSRCRQIAETLERTIVLHGDAADEELLLEENVADTDVFCALTNDDEANILSAMLAKRLGARRVMALINRPAYVDLVQSGPIDVAISPQQATIGSLLRHVRRGDVVMVHSLRRGVAEGIEAIAHGDANSSKVVGRPIEDIRLPKGTNIGAIVRGNQVLIAHHDLVIESDDHVILFIQDRQRVPEVEKLFQVGVTFF, encoded by the coding sequence ATGAAAATCATCATCCTTGGCGCCGGTCAGGTCGGCAGCTCGGTGGCCGCCAATCTGGTCAGCGAGGCCAACGACATCACCGTGGTCGACATGGACCCGATCCGCCTGCGCGAGCTGCAGGACCGCTTCGACCTACGCACACTGGAGGGCCACGGCGCCCATCCTGACGTACTCGTGCGCGCCGGCGCCGAGGACGCCGACATGATCATCGCGGTCACCAACAGCGACGAGACCAACATGGTCGCCTGTCAGGTCGCCTATACCCTGTTTCATACCCCAACCAAGATCGCGCGGGTGCGCGCACCAAGCTTTCTCGACCAGGACAAGCTGTTCGACGGCAGCGCCTTCCCGATCGACGTACGCATCAGCCCCGAGCAGTTGGTCACCGACTATGTGATCCGCCTGATCGAGCACCCGGGCGCCCTGCAGGTGACCGACTTCGCCGAAGGTAAAGTCCGGCTGGTGGCCGTGCGGGCCTACTACGGCGGCCCGCTGGTCGGCCACGAGTTAAGCACCCTGCGCGAGCACATGCCGCATATCGAAACCCGGGTCGCGGCCATTTACCGTCAGGACAGGGCGATACACCCGGGGGGAGATACGGTCATCGAGGCCGATGACGAGGTGTTTTTCATCGCCGCGCCCAAGCACATCCGCTCGGTGATGAGCGAGCTGCGGCGACTGGAAAAGCCATACAAACGGCTGATTTTCGCCGGCGGCGGCAACATCGGCACCCGGCTTGCGCGGTCACTCGAAAACCATTACCGGATCAAAATCATCGAGCGCGACCTGTCGCGCTGCCGCCAAATCGCCGAAACCCTCGAGCGGACTATCGTGCTCCATGGCGACGCCGCCGATGAGGAATTACTGCTTGAGGAGAACGTCGCCGACACCGACGTCTTCTGTGCATTAACCAACGACGACGAGGCGAATATCCTCTCGGCCATGCTCGCCAAACGTCTCGGCGCACGCCGGGTCATGGCACTGATCAACCGCCCGGCCTATGTCGACCTGGTGCAGAGTGGCCCCATTGATGTCGCCATCTCTCCCCAACAGGCCACTATCGGCAGCCTGCTGCGCCATGTGCGCCGCGGCGACGTGGTGATGGTCCATTCCCTGCGCCGTGGCGTGGCCGAGGGCATCGAAGCTATCGCCCACGGCGACGCTAACTCGAGCAAGGTGGTCGGTCGCCCGATCGAAGACATCCGCCTGCCCAAGGGCACCAACATCGGCGCCATCGTGCGCGGCAACCAGGTGCTCATCGCCCACCACGACCTGGTCATCGAATCCGACGACCATGTAATCCTGTTCATCCAGGACCGCCAGCGCGTGCCCGAGGTCGAAAAGCTCTTCCAGGTCGGCGTGACCTTCTTCTGA
- the egtB gene encoding ergothioneine biosynthesis protein EgtB translates to MQTADQPRREQLAQRFRKVRAFSEQLCEPLALEDYGLQTAVEASPPKWHIAHVSWFFENFLLRPLLPGYKVFHPRFDHLFNSYYEQTDSGFWPRAKRGLLSRPTVAEVYDYRRHVDAGMQRLIADCDAQHWPLALERIHIGLNHEQQHQELLLTDIKHHLAFNPLRPAYRADLDTSAPEQPVPLTFTTIEGGMTEIGASGEGFSYDNEHPRHPTWLAPYRLADRLITNGEYLEFIEDGAYTNSAIWLSDAWGIIKQHGWQAPLYWEKIDGAWHEMTLAGLIPLRQALPVCHLSYYEAEAYARWAGKRLPSEAEWEHAAAKRPITGEFVDSGRLHPRAADAGELSQLYGDCWEWTGSAYLAYPGYRPAAGAIGEYNGKFMCNQMVLRGGSCASSSDHLRPSYRNFFYPHERWQFSGLRLADGITDGTAGNTNGGLA, encoded by the coding sequence ATGCAGACAGCCGACCAGCCCAGGCGCGAGCAACTCGCGCAGCGTTTCCGTAAGGTGCGCGCATTCTCCGAACAACTGTGCGAGCCCCTTGCCCTTGAGGACTACGGACTGCAAACCGCGGTCGAGGCCAGTCCACCCAAGTGGCATATCGCGCATGTGTCCTGGTTCTTCGAGAACTTTTTGCTGCGCCCGCTGCTGCCTGGCTACAAGGTATTTCATCCGCGCTTCGATCACCTGTTCAACTCTTACTACGAGCAGACCGACAGCGGCTTCTGGCCGCGCGCCAAACGCGGACTGCTGTCGCGACCAACGGTCGCCGAAGTCTATGATTACCGCAGACATGTCGATGCCGGCATGCAGCGACTGATCGCGGACTGTGACGCGCAGCACTGGCCGCTCGCGCTCGAACGCATTCACATCGGCCTGAACCACGAGCAGCAGCATCAGGAGCTTCTGCTGACGGACATCAAGCACCATCTGGCCTTTAACCCGCTGCGTCCAGCGTACCGCGCCGATCTCGACACCAGCGCGCCAGAGCAGCCCGTCCCCCTGACCTTCACCACCATCGAGGGCGGCATGACCGAGATCGGTGCCAGCGGCGAAGGTTTCTCCTACGACAACGAGCACCCGCGTCATCCGACCTGGCTCGCGCCCTATCGTTTGGCCGACCGCCTCATCACCAATGGCGAGTATCTGGAGTTCATCGAGGACGGCGCTTACACCAACTCTGCCATCTGGCTCTCAGACGCCTGGGGCATCATCAAGCAGCATGGCTGGCAGGCGCCGCTGTATTGGGAGAAGATCGACGGCGCCTGGCACGAAATGACCCTGGCCGGGCTGATTCCGCTGCGCCAGGCGCTGCCGGTTTGCCATCTGAGCTACTACGAGGCCGAGGCCTACGCACGCTGGGCCGGCAAGCGCCTGCCGAGCGAGGCCGAATGGGAGCATGCCGCGGCTAAGCGGCCAATCACCGGTGAGTTTGTGGACTCCGGCCGCCTGCATCCGCGCGCCGCTGACGCGGGCGAACTCAGCCAGCTTTATGGCGACTGCTGGGAATGGACCGGCTCCGCCTATCTGGCCTACCCCGGCTACCGCCCGGCTGCCGGCGCCATCGGCGAGTACAACGGCAAGTTTATGTGCAATCAGATGGTTCTGCGCGGCGGCTCCTGCGCCAGCTCAAGCGATCATCTGCGCCCGAGCTATCGCAATTTCTTCTACCCGCACGAGCGCTGGCAGTTCAGCGGTCTGCGCCTGGCCGACGGCATCACCGATGGCACAGCTGGGAACACAAATGGAGGGCTGGCATGA
- a CDS encoding glycosyl hydrolase family 57 encodes MTALPETIDGLPNICGAEDQIAAAMKAGQQRKLAQSPGGVDFGRIRAAAAIALHQHQPLIPAGGGDLQTAAIISNLKHMMDNQGIGDNHNAPVFVWCYKRMGEFIPQLIGEGKSPRVMLEYSGTLLHGLRAMGEDHAIDALKTITMNPDFNWAVEWLGMPWGHAVAPSTPVQDYRLHVKAFQHHFAAMFGLEALERVRGFSPSEMALPNHPDVAYEFVKTLRDCGYQWVLVQEHSVEQTENGWHPQRPHLPHRLVCTNSKGETASIIALIKTQGSDTKLVAQMQPWYEAQSLERWDLAGKSVPPLVTQIADGENGGVMMNEFPDKFFEAVRGASGSDVPLMNGSEYIEQLFAMGIKESDFTEIRPVQQGKIWSQMQPGDGPEKLEKVIETLKNEDHQFHMDGGSWTNDLSWVKGYDNVLGPMEEASSAFNEKVLKSGASTSDPHYRNALYHLMASQTSCYRYWGQGEWTDYGREICRRAMAIIEHDFA; translated from the coding sequence ATGACCGCACTCCCAGAAACCATCGACGGCCTGCCCAACATCTGCGGCGCCGAGGATCAGATCGCCGCCGCCATGAAGGCCGGCCAGCAACGCAAGCTCGCGCAATCCCCCGGCGGGGTGGACTTCGGGCGCATCCGCGCCGCCGCCGCCATCGCCCTACATCAGCACCAGCCGCTGATCCCGGCCGGCGGTGGCGACCTGCAAACCGCTGCCATCATTAGCAACCTCAAGCACATGATGGACAACCAGGGCATTGGCGATAACCACAACGCCCCGGTGTTCGTCTGGTGCTACAAGCGCATGGGCGAGTTCATCCCGCAACTGATCGGCGAGGGCAAGTCCCCGCGTGTGATGCTCGAGTACTCCGGCACCCTGCTCCACGGCCTGCGCGCCATGGGCGAGGATCACGCTATCGACGCGCTGAAAACCATCACCATGAATCCGGACTTCAACTGGGCAGTGGAATGGCTCGGCATGCCCTGGGGCCACGCGGTCGCGCCCTCCACCCCGGTGCAGGACTACCGGCTGCATGTAAAAGCTTTTCAACACCACTTCGCCGCAATGTTCGGGCTCGAGGCGCTGGAACGGGTGCGCGGCTTCTCCCCCTCGGAAATGGCCCTACCCAACCACCCTGACGTGGCTTATGAGTTCGTCAAGACCCTGCGCGACTGCGGCTATCAATGGGTACTGGTGCAGGAGCACTCAGTCGAGCAGACCGAAAACGGCTGGCATCCGCAGCGCCCACATCTGCCACATCGACTCGTCTGCACCAACTCCAAAGGCGAGACCGCCAGCATCATCGCGCTGATAAAAACCCAAGGCTCGGACACCAAGCTAGTCGCCCAGATGCAGCCCTGGTACGAGGCCCAGAGCCTGGAGCGCTGGGACCTTGCCGGCAAGTCCGTCCCGCCGCTGGTAACGCAGATCGCCGATGGCGAAAACGGCGGCGTGATGATGAACGAATTCCCCGACAAGTTCTTCGAGGCGGTGCGCGGTGCCTCCGGCAGCGATGTCCCCTTGATGAACGGCAGCGAATACATCGAGCAACTCTTCGCCATGGGCATCAAGGAAAGCGACTTCACAGAAATCCGCCCGGTGCAGCAGGGCAAAATCTGGAGCCAGATGCAGCCCGGCGACGGCCCCGAGAAGCTCGAGAAGGTGATTGAAACCCTGAAGAACGAAGACCACCAGTTCCACATGGACGGCGGCAGCTGGACCAATGATCTTTCCTGGGTGAAAGGCTACGACAACGTGCTCGGCCCCATGGAAGAAGCCAGCTCCGCCTTCAATGAGAAGGTGCTCAAGTCCGGTGCCTCAACCAGCGACCCGCACTATCGCAACGCGCTCTACCACCTGATGGCATCACAGACCAGCTGCTACCGCTACTGGGGCCAGGGTGAGTGGACCGACTATGGACGCGAGATCTGCCGCCGCGCCATGGCGATCATTGAGCACGACTTTGCCTAA
- a CDS encoding polysaccharide deacetylase family protein produces the protein MIAHHALVLNLHQPTGNLEHLLDEQAWEAKEILFALDRMPRSLWGWEDHARVHLSLSGTLLETLSNPDFQSRVYGIVDCGKLLWHLQNQKLFEILGTGYYHPVLPLIPAADRAEHVQRWHGIARHLLWRQDFGGFWPPEMSFSQELIPLLRRFGYRYVMIDSENIEPVGEMSWQELRYRPHIARHGEDEIIVVVRDRELSDAQESGMDLDWFLREVAERTKWCDFPPLVVTASDGENGGWFRNVTEGANFWSAFYLPLLEQARTDQAQVRPIFIEEYLDAHGAHGEVRIRTAAWNTGWHNGLGFTQWTGSQAQRRTYSAYQDMSGHLHATRKRLAAQSHAQADIDAALETATWRLLRAETSCNTYWGEAWVERAEADLMAARAALKEAESAAAQLRAASAAQEPSTWNSDSQAPAPLASNSPDPDPADSDHPNSDSESSLSAHSPETSP, from the coding sequence ATGATCGCCCACCACGCACTGGTTCTCAATCTCCATCAGCCGACTGGGAATCTCGAGCATCTGCTCGACGAGCAAGCCTGGGAGGCGAAGGAGATCCTGTTCGCGCTCGACCGCATGCCGCGCAGCCTGTGGGGCTGGGAGGATCATGCCCGGGTGCACCTGTCGCTTTCCGGCACGCTGCTCGAGACCCTGTCCAACCCGGACTTCCAAAGCCGCGTCTATGGCATCGTCGACTGCGGCAAGTTGCTCTGGCATCTGCAGAATCAAAAGTTGTTCGAGATCCTCGGCACCGGCTACTACCACCCGGTGCTGCCGCTGATTCCGGCGGCGGATCGCGCCGAGCACGTGCAGCGCTGGCACGGCATTGCCCGGCATCTGCTCTGGCGTCAGGATTTCGGCGGTTTCTGGCCGCCGGAAATGAGCTTCTCGCAGGAGCTGATTCCGCTGTTGCGCCGCTTCGGTTATCGCTATGTGATGATCGACAGCGAAAATATCGAGCCCGTCGGCGAGATGAGCTGGCAGGAGTTGCGCTACCGCCCCCACATCGCCCGCCATGGCGAGGACGAGATCATCGTTGTGGTGCGCGACCGCGAGCTGTCCGACGCCCAGGAATCCGGCATGGATCTCGACTGGTTCCTGCGCGAGGTCGCCGAGCGCACCAAGTGGTGCGACTTCCCGCCGCTGGTGGTCACCGCGAGCGATGGCGAAAACGGCGGCTGGTTCCGCAATGTCACCGAGGGGGCCAACTTCTGGAGCGCCTTTTATCTGCCGCTGCTTGAGCAGGCGCGCACCGATCAGGCCCAGGTGCGACCGATCTTCATCGAGGAGTATCTCGATGCGCATGGCGCCCATGGCGAGGTGCGCATCCGCACCGCCGCCTGGAACACCGGCTGGCACAATGGGCTGGGCTTTACCCAATGGACCGGCTCGCAGGCGCAAAGGCGCACCTACTCCGCCTATCAGGACATGAGCGGCCATCTGCATGCCACCCGCAAGCGCCTGGCTGCCCAATCGCACGCACAAGCGGATATCGACGCGGCACTGGAGACCGCGACCTGGCGGCTGCTGCGCGCGGAAACCAGCTGCAACACCTACTGGGGTGAGGCTTGGGTCGAGCGCGCGGAAGCCGACCTCATGGCCGCGCGCGCGGCACTCAAGGAGGCTGAAAGCGCCGCCGCTCAGCTCCGCGCCGCTTCAGCTGCGCAAGAGCCATCAACGTGGAATTCTGACTCCCAAGCGCCCGCGCCCTTGGCTTCCAATTCGCCAGATCCTGATCCGGCCGATTCAGATCACCCGAACTCGGATTCCGAAAGTTCCCTTTCAGCTCATTCACCGGAGACATCCCCATGA